ACTACACCTCGGCCACGGGCGGGCAGGACATCCTCTCGTCGAACGCCGTCAACAAGACGCGCAGCACCGGCCACGAGATCGAGCGCGCCGTGCGCGGCGTGGGCGTGGAGTGGGTGAAGACGCTGCGCCGCACCTACGACGTGGCCGGCATGCGCGATGCGCTGAAAGAAGCGCTCACCACCACGAAGAAGGGCCCCAAGGTCCTGATCGCGCAGTCGGAGTGCATGCTCAACAAGCAGCGCCGCGAGAAGCCGCTGGTGCGCAAGGCCATCGCCGATGGCAAGCGCATGGTGCGCGAGAAGTTCGGCGTCGACTCCGACACCTGCACCGGCGACCACTCGTGCATCCGCCTGTCGGGCTGCCCGTCGCTCTCCATCAAGCCCAACCCCGATCCGCTGCGCACCGATCCGGTCGCGACCGTGCTCGACAGCTGCGTGGGCTGCGGCGTGTGCGGCGAGGTCTCGCACGCCGCGGTGCTGTGCCCTTCGTTCTACAAGGCGCAGATCGTGAGCAACCCCACCGGCTGGGACAAGCTGCGCGAGCGCGTGCGTTCTGCCGTCATCGGCTGGCTGCAGCGCGGCGAAGCGCGCCGCCGCGAAACCTATGCGTTCTGAAGCGATGAAAAAAGCGCAACCGATCAAGATCGCGATCCTCGCCATGGGCGGGGAGGGGGGTGGCGTGCTGGCCGACTGGATCGTCGACATGGGCGAGGCCAACGGCTACGTCGCGCAGACCACCTCGGTGCCGGGTGTGGCCCAGCGCACCGGTGCGACCATCTACTACGTCGAGCTGTACCCGATCGCGCAAGCCGAGTCGGATGGTGGCCGGCCCGTGCTGGCGCTGATGCCGTTGCCGGGCGACGTCGATGTGGTGCTCGCCTCCGAACTCATGGAAGCCGGTCGCGCCGTTCAGCGCGGTCTCGTCACCAACGATCGCACCACGCTCATCGCCTCCACGCACCGCGTGTTCTCCATCGCGGAGAAGAGCGCGCTTGGCGATGGCCGCGTCGACAGCACGCAGTTGCTCGCGCACACGGCCAAGGCCGCCAAGCGCTTCATCCGCTTCGACATGGCGCAGGCCGCCGAAGCCTCGGGCAGCGTGATCAGCGCGGTGCTCTTCGGCGCGCTGGCGGGATCGGGCGTTCTGCCGTTCAGTCGCGCGCAGTTCGAGGCGACCATTGAACGCGGGGGCGTCGGCGTCAAGCCCAGCCTGAAAGCCTTCGGTGATGCATTCGCTCGCGCCCGAGGCGGCGACGATGGCGAGACGCCGCCGGAAGCCGTGGCCGCCACGCCCACGCCACAGCCCCGTCACCCAGCCGTGCGCGCACTGGTCGAACGAGTGCAGCACGACTTCCCGTTCGCTGCACAAGACTTTCTGCTCGAAGGGGTGCGCCGCCTCATCGATTACCAGGACCTGGCCTATGCCGGCCTGTACCTCGACCGGATGGCCGCCATCGTCGCCTTGCCGGGCACTGGCGATCACCGCCTGCTGCGCGAAACCGCACGTCACCTCGCGCTCTGGATGTCCTACGACGACACCGCCCGCGTGGCCGCCCTCAAGACCCGCGCCACCCGCTTCGAGCGCGTGCGCGGCGAGGCCCGCGTGCAGGCGGGCCAGGTGCTCGCGATCAACGAATACATGCACCCGCGCCTGCAGGAAATCTGCGAGACGCTGCCTGGCGGCATCGGCCGCTGGCTCATGAACTCCACGCTGCCGAAGAAGATCGTCGAGCGCTTCACGCAGAAGGGCCGGGTGATCCGGACCAGTTCGCTGCGCGGCTACCTGATGCTGCGCACCGTGGCCGCGATGAAGCGCTGGCGCCTCTCGACGATGCGCTACGCCGAAGAAAACCGCCGCATCGAGGAATGGCTGCAGCGCATCGCCGCCACTGCGCAGCACAACCCCGAGCTGGCGGTGGAACTCGCGCAGTGCCAGCGCCTGGTCAAGGGCTACAGCGACACGCACGAGCGCGGCATCCGCAACTACGACACCGTGATGCGCGCTGTCGAGCGCGCCGGCGCGCAGCTCGCGCCTGCCACCTTGCGCGAACTGCGCGACGCGGCGCTCGCCGACGAACACGGCCACAAGCTGCAGGCTGCGCTGGCGCAGCACGCACTGGCCTGAAGAGACAACGACGGACGCACGATGACCGCTCCCACCGCCACGCTCCAGCTTCGCGTCGCCGAAGCGCGCCAACTCAACCCGCTGATCCGCATGCTGCGCCTGCGCGCGGAAGACGGCCGACCATTGCCGGGCTTCGCAGCGGGTGCGCACATCCGCGTGCAGGTGTCGCTGCCCGACGGCAAGACCGATTGGCGCTACTACTCGCTGATCAACTTCGCGACCGCGCGCAACGCGACGAATGCGCCGACCGAGTACGTGATCGCCGTGCGCAAGGAAGCCGAAGGCCGCGGCGGCTCGCGCTTCATGCACGAAGGGCTGAAGGAAGGCGACACGCTCGCCATCGAGGCGCCGAAGAACGACTTTCCGCTGCACACCGGCCCCGGCGGCTCGGTGCTGGTGGCGGGCGGCATCGGCGTCACGCCGCTCGCCACCATGGCAGCGCGCCGCCGCGCCGAAGAAGCACCGGTGCGCATGCACTACGCCGGCCGCAGCCGCGACCTGATGGCTTTCCTGCCTGAGCTCGAGGCGCTGCTCGGTGACAACCTGCACGTGCATGCGGATGCCGAGGCCGGCGCGCCGCTCGATATCGACGCGCTGCTCGACGATGTCCCCGCCGGCGACCGCCTCTACGTCTGCGGCCCCAAGGTCATGCTCGACGCCGTGCTCGCCCGGACCCAGGCACGTGGCTGGGAGCACGACCGCGTGCACTTCGAACTCTTCACCGAGCCGGTCGCCGAAGAAGGCGACCAGCCCTTCGAGGTCGAGCTCGCCCAGTCGGGCCAGCGCTTCACCGTGGCGGCCGACCAGAGCATCCTCGACTGCCTCATCGACAACGGCTGCGATCCGATGTTCGACTGCAAGCGCGGCGAGTGCGGCGTGTGCGCCGTGCCCGTGCTCGAGGGAGAGATCGAGCACCGCGACTACGTGCTCACCGCCCGCGAGAAGGCGGAGGGCAACGTCATGCAGATCTGCATCTCGCGCGCCAAGGGTGCACGCCTGGTGCTCGATATCTGAAGCAAGGAGACACCAGAACCATGCCTTCATACAGAGACAACCCCGAAGCAGTCCGCGCGCTCGTGCAGAACGACCGCGTGCACCGTGACCTGTACACCAGCCAGGAATTGTTCGAGCTGGAGCAGGAACACTTCTTCGCCAACACCTGGAACTACGTCGGCCACGAGAGCCAACTGCCCAAGCCCGGCGACTGGATCAGCAACGAGATCGCCGGCCGCCCGCTCATCGTGGTGCGTCACACCGACGGCAGCGTGCGCGCAATGATGAACCGCTGCGCCCACAAGGGCTCGCGCCTCGTGAGCGCGCCCTGCGGCAACACCGGCAAGTTCTTCCGCTGCCCGTACCACGCCTGGACCTTCAAGACCGACGGCTCGCTGCTGGCGATTCCGCTGAAGACCGGCTACGAGCACACCGCGCTGCACGAATGCGAGTCGGCCAAGGGCCTGACGACGCTCAAGCATGTGCGCAGCCACCGCGGCTTCATCTTCGTGAAGATCAACGACGCGGGCCCCGACTTCGAGGCGTACTTCGGCGACTCGCTGAGCTCCATCGACAACATGGCCGACCGCTCGCCCGAAGGCGAACTCGAAATCGCCGGCGGGTGCCTGCGCTTCATGCACCAGTGCAACTGGAAGATGTTCGTGGAGAACCTCAACGACACCATGCATCCGATGGTGGCGCACGAGTCCTCGGCCGGCACCGCCAAGCGCATGTGGGCCGACAGGCCCGCCGACGAGCCCAAGCCCATGGCGGTCGAGCAGTTTGTGCCCTTCATGTCCGACTACAAGTTCTTCGAGGACATGGGCATCCGCACCTACGACCACGGCCACAGCTTCACGGGTGTGCACTTCAGCATTCACAGCAAGTACAAGGCGATCCCCGAGTACGACGACGCGATGAAGGCGCGCTATGGCGAGGAGAAGACCGCGCAGATCCTCGGCATGGCGCGGCACAACACCGTGTACTACCCGAACCTCACGATCAAGGGCGCGATCCAGGCGATCCGCGTGGTGAAGCCGATCTCGGCCGACAAGACGCTGATCGAGAGCTGGACCTTTCGCCTCAAGGGCGCACCGCCCGAGCTGCTGCAGCGCACCACCATGTACAACCGGCTGATCAACTCGCCGTTCTCGGTGGTGGGGCATGACGACCTGCAGGCCTACCGCGGCATGCAGGCCGGTCTGCATGCGAGCGGCAACGAGTGGGTGAGCCTGCACCGCGATTACGACGCGTCGGAACTCAAGGGTGGCGAGATCACCACCGGCGGCACCAACGAACTGCCGATGCGCAACCAGTACCGAAGCTGGGTCGAACGCATGACGGAGACGATGTGATGGCCGGTACCGATATCACTCGCCAGGACCTGATCGACTTCGTCGTGAACGAAGCCCATCTGCTCGACACGCGCCGCTACGAAGAGTGGAACGCGCTCTTCACCGACGACGCCTTCTACTGGGTGCCGCTCGTGCCCGACCAGGAAGACGGCCTCAACCACACCTCGCACCTCTACGAGGACAAGCTGCTGCGCGACCTGCGCATCGAGCGGCTGAAGAGCCCGCGTGCGTTCTCGCAGCAGCCGCCGAGCCGCTGCCACCATCTGCTGCAGGTGCCTGTGGTCGAGCAGTTCGATGCCGAGGGCAACCGCTTCGTGGTGCGCACCAGCTTCCACTACACCGAATCGCAGGGCGATGAACTGCAGTTCTATGTCGGCACCTTCTTCCATCACCTCACGATGCAGGACGGTGCGCTGCGCATGACGCTCAAACGCGTGAACCTGCTCAACTGCGACGCGGCACTCCCGGCCGTGCAGCTTTTCATCTAAGGACGCGATGCCACACGCCACCGTCCATCAAGTTTTCGCGACGACTGCAGCGCGCACGCCGCAGGCCGAATTCCTGTTCGCCGAGTCGGTGACCGCGGCTGCCTACGGCATCGCTGCAGGCGCCATCCGCTGGGGCGAGGCAGCCGCCGAGGTCGAGCGTTTGCGCGCCGCCTATGCGCATGCCGGCTACGGGCACGGCCACCGCGTCGGGCTGCTGCTGGAGAACCGGCCCGCGTTCCTCTTCCACTGGTTCGCGCTCAACGCCCTGGGCGTGAGCGTGGTGCCGATCAACGCAGAGATGCGTTCGGCCGAACTGGTCTACCTGATCGGCCACAGCGAGATCGGCCTCGCCGTCACGCTGCCGGAGCGCGCCGCCGACCTGCGCGCCGCTGCGGCACAAGCCGGCGTGGCCTTCGAGACGATGGGGCCCGACGACGCGGTGCCCAGCGCGAAGACCACCGCGCCACACGCCCACGAGCCCATCGGCGTCGACACCGAATGCGGCCTGCTCTACACCTCGGGCACCACAGGTCGCCCCAAGGGCTGCATCCTGAGCAACGCCTACTTCCTGCGCGCAGGCGAGTGGTATGCCGCGCTCGATGGCGTCTGCAGCATCCACCCGGATACCGAGCGCGTCATCACGCCGCTGCCGCTCAATCACATGAACGCGATGGCCTTCTCCACCATGGTGGTGTTGGTGGCGGGCGGGTGCCTCGTGCAGCTCGATCGCTTCCATCCGAAGACCTGGCTGGCGAGCGCGCGCGAAAGCGGCGCGACCATCGTGCATTACCTCGGCGTGATGCCCGCGATGCTGCTCTCCGCATCGCTGTCGGCCGCCGATCGCGACCATGCGATCCGCTGGGGCTTCGGCGCCGGCGTGGACCGCAAGAACCACGTGCCTTTCGAGGAGCGCTTCGGCTTCCCGCTGGTCGAGGCCTGGGCCATGACCGAGACCGGTGCGGCCGCCTGCATCATGGCCAACCGCGAACCGCGCCTCGTGGGCACGAGCTGCTTCGGCCGTCAGGAAGACTTCGTGCAGATCCGGCTCGTGGGCGAAGACGGCAACGACGTCGGCACGGATGCACCGGGCGAGCTGCTCGTGCGCTCGGCCGGCACCGATCCGAAGCGCTATTTCTTCTCCGGCTACCTGAAGGACGAAGAAGCCACGCGCGAAGCCTGGGCCGATGGCTGGTTCCACACCGGTGACCTCGTGCGCCGCGACGCCGAGGGCAACTTCTTCTTCGTCGATCGCAAGAAGAACGTGATCCGCCGCAGCGGCGAAAACATCTCGGCCGTCGAAGTCGAGAGCGTGCTGAACCAGCACCCGGCCGTGAAGACGTCAGCCGTGGCCGCGACGCCCGATGCGGTGCGCGGCGACGAGGTGCTGGCCTGCATCGTGATGCGCGAGGACGCCGATGCATCGCAGCGCGAACAGGTCGCCGCGAGCATCGTCCAGCATGCGCTCGATCAACTTGCCTACTACAAGGCGCCGGGCTACGTCGCCTTCGTCGATGCGCTTCCGCTCACGCCCTCGCAGAAGATCCAGCGCGGCCAGTTGCGCGAGATGGCGCAGTCGTTGCCGGGGCAGGGCCACTGCATCGACACGCGTGCGATGAAGAAACGACAAGTGGGGCAGGCATGACCAGGCAAAGGCTTTCCTACGAAGGCGTCGCGGTGGCCGTGCCCATCACGGTGCCTTATGTGCGCTACTCCACGCGCACCGCGCACTGGTTCATCGGGCAGGCCATCGAGGCGCTGGTCCAGGCCAGCGGTGTCGTCAAGGAAGAGATCGACGGCCTGTGCCTCAGCAGCTTCTCGCTCGCGCCCGACACTGCCGTGGGCGTGACGCAGCACCTGGGCATGTCGCCGCGCTGGCTCGACCATGTGCCCACCGGCGGCGCCTCGGGCGTGATGTGCCTGCGCCGCGCTGCGCGCGCCGTGCAGGCGGGCGATGCCGACATCGTGGCCTGCGTGGGCGCCGACACCAACCACGTCGACTCCTTCCGCCAGACGCTCGGCAGCTTCAGCAACTTCGCGCGCGATGCGAGCTACCCCTACGGCTCGGGCGGGCCGAACTCGATCTTCGCGTTCATCACCGCCAACTACATGCGCACCTATGGCGCCAGGCGCGAAGACTTCGGCCGCATCTGTGTCGACCAGCGCACCAATGCGCTCGGCAATCCCAACGCGATGTTCAAGAAGGGTTTGACGCTCGATGAGTACATGGCCGCGCGGCCGATCTCCGACCCGATCCACCTCTTCGACTGCGTGATGCCCTGCGCCGGTGCCGACGCCTTCCTCGTGATGAGCGAGGAGCGCGCCCGCGACCTGGGCCTGCCGCACGCCGTGATCCGCGGCGCCATCGAGCGCCACAACGCCTACGCCGAAGACCCGGTGATGGTGCAGGGCGGCTGGCGCAAGGACCGCGACGACCTCTATGCGCAGGCCGGCGTGCAGCCCGCCGCGCTCGATTTCGTGCAGACC
This region of Variovorax sp. RKNM96 genomic DNA includes:
- a CDS encoding indolepyruvate oxidoreductase subunit beta family protein; the encoded protein is MKKAQPIKIAILAMGGEGGGVLADWIVDMGEANGYVAQTTSVPGVAQRTGATIYYVELYPIAQAESDGGRPVLALMPLPGDVDVVLASELMEAGRAVQRGLVTNDRTTLIASTHRVFSIAEKSALGDGRVDSTQLLAHTAKAAKRFIRFDMAQAAEASGSVISAVLFGALAGSGVLPFSRAQFEATIERGGVGVKPSLKAFGDAFARARGGDDGETPPEAVAATPTPQPRHPAVRALVERVQHDFPFAAQDFLLEGVRRLIDYQDLAYAGLYLDRMAAIVALPGTGDHRLLRETARHLALWMSYDDTARVAALKTRATRFERVRGEARVQAGQVLAINEYMHPRLQEICETLPGGIGRWLMNSTLPKKIVERFTQKGRVIRTSSLRGYLMLRTVAAMKRWRLSTMRYAEENRRIEEWLQRIAATAQHNPELAVELAQCQRLVKGYSDTHERGIRNYDTVMRAVERAGAQLAPATLRELRDAALADEHGHKLQAALAQHALA
- a CDS encoding PDR/VanB family oxidoreductase — translated: MTAPTATLQLRVAEARQLNPLIRMLRLRAEDGRPLPGFAAGAHIRVQVSLPDGKTDWRYYSLINFATARNATNAPTEYVIAVRKEAEGRGGSRFMHEGLKEGDTLAIEAPKNDFPLHTGPGGSVLVAGGIGVTPLATMAARRRAEEAPVRMHYAGRSRDLMAFLPELEALLGDNLHVHADAEAGAPLDIDALLDDVPAGDRLYVCGPKVMLDAVLARTQARGWEHDRVHFELFTEPVAEEGDQPFEVELAQSGQRFTVAADQSILDCLIDNGCDPMFDCKRGECGVCAVPVLEGEIEHRDYVLTAREKAEGNVMQICISRAKGARLVLDI
- a CDS encoding aromatic ring-hydroxylating dioxygenase subunit alpha produces the protein MPSYRDNPEAVRALVQNDRVHRDLYTSQELFELEQEHFFANTWNYVGHESQLPKPGDWISNEIAGRPLIVVRHTDGSVRAMMNRCAHKGSRLVSAPCGNTGKFFRCPYHAWTFKTDGSLLAIPLKTGYEHTALHECESAKGLTTLKHVRSHRGFIFVKINDAGPDFEAYFGDSLSSIDNMADRSPEGELEIAGGCLRFMHQCNWKMFVENLNDTMHPMVAHESSAGTAKRMWADRPADEPKPMAVEQFVPFMSDYKFFEDMGIRTYDHGHSFTGVHFSIHSKYKAIPEYDDAMKARYGEEKTAQILGMARHNTVYYPNLTIKGAIQAIRVVKPISADKTLIESWTFRLKGAPPELLQRTTMYNRLINSPFSVVGHDDLQAYRGMQAGLHASGNEWVSLHRDYDASELKGGEITTGGTNELPMRNQYRSWVERMTETM
- a CDS encoding aromatic-ring-hydroxylating dioxygenase subunit beta — translated: MAGTDITRQDLIDFVVNEAHLLDTRRYEEWNALFTDDAFYWVPLVPDQEDGLNHTSHLYEDKLLRDLRIERLKSPRAFSQQPPSRCHHLLQVPVVEQFDAEGNRFVVRTSFHYTESQGDELQFYVGTFFHHLTMQDGALRMTLKRVNLLNCDAALPAVQLFI
- a CDS encoding AMP-binding protein, coding for MPHATVHQVFATTAARTPQAEFLFAESVTAAAYGIAAGAIRWGEAAAEVERLRAAYAHAGYGHGHRVGLLLENRPAFLFHWFALNALGVSVVPINAEMRSAELVYLIGHSEIGLAVTLPERAADLRAAAAQAGVAFETMGPDDAVPSAKTTAPHAHEPIGVDTECGLLYTSGTTGRPKGCILSNAYFLRAGEWYAALDGVCSIHPDTERVITPLPLNHMNAMAFSTMVVLVAGGCLVQLDRFHPKTWLASARESGATIVHYLGVMPAMLLSASLSAADRDHAIRWGFGAGVDRKNHVPFEERFGFPLVEAWAMTETGAAACIMANREPRLVGTSCFGRQEDFVQIRLVGEDGNDVGTDAPGELLVRSAGTDPKRYFFSGYLKDEEATREAWADGWFHTGDLVRRDAEGNFFFVDRKKNVIRRSGENISAVEVESVLNQHPAVKTSAVAATPDAVRGDEVLACIVMREDADASQREQVAASIVQHALDQLAYYKAPGYVAFVDALPLTPSQKIQRGQLREMAQSLPGQGHCIDTRAMKKRQVGQA
- a CDS encoding thiolase family protein, with the translated sequence MTRQRLSYEGVAVAVPITVPYVRYSTRTAHWFIGQAIEALVQASGVVKEEIDGLCLSSFSLAPDTAVGVTQHLGMSPRWLDHVPTGGASGVMCLRRAARAVQAGDADIVACVGADTNHVDSFRQTLGSFSNFARDASYPYGSGGPNSIFAFITANYMRTYGARREDFGRICVDQRTNALGNPNAMFKKGLTLDEYMAARPISDPIHLFDCVMPCAGADAFLVMSEERARDLGLPHAVIRGAIERHNAYAEDPVMVQGGWRKDRDDLYAQAGVQPAALDFVQTYDDYPVIVMMQFEDLGFCEKGEGSAFVQSHTMTFDGSFPNNTSGGQLSAGQAGAAGGFLGMVEAIRQLTDQAEKRAVPDAQLGLVAGFGMVTYDRCLCTGAVILGRPA